Proteins found in one Mycoplasma ovis str. Michigan genomic segment:
- the rpsB gene encoding 30S ribosomal protein S2, with product MTINQEERQLVSLEKMVEFDLHLGANTRLWNPKMSPFLISKYKRRHVIDLEKTSKHLKDVYSYLFDLSRSGLEIMFVSSKNKVISEIVKESARRVNAFYITQRWLGGLLTNFKQVNKTLKMLTQLDEMLEQDNINQQLTKKEIIQLKKKKLKIEKNYDGIKGLTKLPNVLIVFNPINDLIPILEAQKMNIPVVGIVNSNNNPDLINFSIPANNYSPKSIYLLANLLCDAIAEAVGQETLIAYKEDSLINLPEHLEILNVNSSQRQ from the coding sequence TTGACTATCAACCAAGAAGAAAGACAACTAGTTTCTCTAGAAAAGATGGTTGAATTTGATTTGCACTTGGGAGCCAATACTAGACTTTGAAATCCTAAAATGTCTCCTTTTCTAATTAGTAAGTACAAGAGGAGACATGTGATAGACCTAGAAAAAACATCTAAACATCTAAAAGATGTTTATTCCTATCTTTTTGATCTTTCTAGATCTGGGCTGGAAATAATGTTTGTTTCCTCAAAAAATAAAGTGATTTCAGAAATTGTTAAAGAATCAGCAAGAAGAGTTAATGCTTTTTATATTACACAGAGATGATTGGGAGGTTTACTTACCAACTTTAAGCAAGTAAATAAAACTCTAAAGATGTTGACTCAATTGGATGAAATGTTGGAACAAGACAATATAAATCAACAACTAACTAAAAAGGAAATTATTCAATTAAAGAAGAAAAAATTAAAAATTGAAAAAAACTACGATGGAATTAAGGGCTTAACTAAGTTGCCCAATGTTTTGATAGTTTTCAATCCTATTAATGACTTGATTCCTATTCTTGAAGCACAAAAAATGAATATCCCAGTAGTTGGGATAGTTAATAGCAATAACAATCCAGACTTAATTAACTTTTCAATTCCAGCAAATAATTATTCTCCTAAATCTATTTATTTGTTGGCTAATCTGCTGTGCGATGCAATCGCTGAGGCTGTTGGACAAGAAACTTTAATCGCATATAAAGAAGATAGTCTAATTAATTTACCTGAACATCTAGAGATATTGAATGTCAATTCCTCTCAAAGACAATAA